GCTTACCGGTGCGCTTCCGCTCACTGACACAGTAAGCCCGGTGATCTACGCCTCTCACCCATACGCGCACAACTACCAGGATCAGAACGCCGCCGGAACAGACGCGAACGGGAACGTCGTTGCTGGAACCGGGTGGAACGTGATGTTCGGAAACTTTGCAGCAACCAACCCCGTGATGGTCACGGAGTGGGGAAATGGCTACTACTGCGACAACATCACAGGGACCGCCGATGTGGCCTTCCTGCAATACCTGCAGGGGCGAGGTGTGGGACTCGTCGCGACGACATGGGACTGGGCTGGACCGAACTTCGGCAGCATCCGCGTGAACTTTCCAAACAGCACGGTAACGTCTTTTCCGGCTGCGGGCACTCCCATTTGCCATATCGATGCGCAGACTGGAGAAGCCGTTATCGACGATGGTGTTGGACCGGGTCAACTCGTTCAAACCTGGTTCACGACGGGGACACCTTCTGCCGTGCTCGAATAGTTGTTCCGTAGACGAGCAGGCGCGGGTGGAGCATCGATATACACGCGCCTCTGCTCATCAAACCACTTGAAGTGGTTCTTTCGCGGTGATTCGTAACTTTCCAGTGATCTCCCTCCCGCTAGCGAGATAACTGAGTCGACGCTGAATCGCCGAGGCAATCCAACACTAGCAGGAACGATGACGGTGTGGCTCGGTGCTTCTTGTGAGGGTGGTTTCGTTAAAGCTTCAAAAGCAGCAGGCTCTGTCACCATCGATGTCTCACTGTCTGCACGCAGATTACGGCGGTGCTCAGGAGTTCTCCGCCTTGGGCGAGGGGAAGTAAAAGTAGCCATAATGATCGCTGATTTCGGTCATGCGTTTAAGGTCTTCTGGAAGCTTTAGGCCGGAGATCGCGCGAGAATAGTCGTCGATTCCGCCGCCATTCGTTGTAAGCATCATTCGGCCAGCCGTTTCGCCTACATTTCGGAAGGCATGGTAGGTGTTCCGCGTGGAAAGGATAGATCGACCGACCGTCATCGGAATCCCTGCGCCATCTTTGTAGAACTCGTATTCCCCTTCAAGAACCGTACAGATCTCTTCCTCTTTGAGGTGCTATGTGGCGGCGGTCCACCTTTTGGTGGTGTCGTCTCTACGAAGACGCAACAGGTGTAGTTTGAAGACCGGCTTGAAACGACGATTCAAGCGTGAGACCGTCCAGAATTGTGATGATTTCTTTTTCCGCCAAGATTTCTCCTCCTCGTAGTGTCGAAGCGCGAATGCTTACAGACAGGGTTATGCGCGACCGACACTTTTAAATGTTGAACATTCCTGCGGGTGCAGTGCGAAGAACAGTGCAGCTGTATCTCCTTGCTCCTCGCCGCTCGTATGCGGTCCCACAATTTGTCTGAAGAGAGCACAAGGAAAGCTCAGGATCATCCGGGCCACGGTGGCCCACGGGCACGTGAAAAGCTGGCACGCTATACAGGATGCGAGCGCTCAAGGACGAACTCATGGTTGAAGCCGCCCTTGAAAGAATCGCTCGACTGCCCTGCCGGGTCCAAAGCCCGGTTCTCCACATGTCAAACCTTCAAACGCGCTGATCTGGGGCGGAAAACATGGAAAGTACTGCCAAACTTCGGCCCTGAAATATCCCAGCCGTATGCCATCAAGCCGATGCCACGCCCATTGAGGTAGCGGAGAAACTCCTCCGCGTATTTTGGGGTACCCAGGTCGCAATAATACTTGGGCACTGTCGTCCACTCGGTCACAACGACGGCGTGCGTTCGTGCCAAGTCCCCGAACTTCCCATGAAGGCGCCGTCTGATCTTGAGCACGATGGGCATATGGGTGTGATGCGTAGACTACCTGTCCGTCAGGATCATGCAGCGCTGGTGCACCTCCTAACCTCTCGGCGAAGAGCAGACCGTCGGCTATCGCGACATTGGAAGCTCCGGCATCGCGAACGACCTTGAGCGTAGCGTTCATCTCGTGAGCCCACTTGCGCCAGTTTTCGGGGTTTGGGGGCAGATCCGGTTCATTGAGGAGTTCATAGATGATACCGTGATCTCTCGCGAACACAGGGGCAAGAGAAGCCCATACACGACGGGTGGCGTCGTTCAGCAGCGACGCGACTCTGTCTTTTTTCTCGCCAATCTGCTCTTCATCCTGGACGCTGAGCATCACGATGAGCCCAGCCGCTCGAGCCGCGTGTACGGCGTCGATGACCTGCGAACGAAAGGCAGGGGTGAACAAGGGATTCTGAGGGTCGAGTCCCGGTTGTGAAATCTGAATACGCACTGAGTCGATCCCGTATGAGCGCATGGCGGTGTAATCCGAAGGCGAGTAGTGTTGGTACGCTTCGGTGAATACGCCCTGTTGTGCAGCGGGAGGTGCGACAAAGGCAATCTGTACAACCCCGTGAGGAGTCCACGGACGACCGTCTCTTTGAAGCCTGCCGCCTGACACAGAAATGGAGGCCTGTCCGCAGGCCGAGGTCCACGCGACAAGAGAGATGGTGGAGAAAAGTAAAGCGTGTTTGAACCGGGACAACACTTTATACCGTGCTTGCAAGCGCTTCATTTGTTCATCCTCAAACCAGAGTAGCGTCACACAGGCAGGGGAACGTATGAACGTGAGCGTCCCTGCAATGAGCTCCGCGTTGCTACGCATCCGCAAGTAAGTGGGCGACCCCATCATGGTTCAGGCAGGTAGAGGACTTGTCCCCACGCCGAAGGCGTTGGAGGCTCGTGCTCGTGTACGTGCGCACGCTCAGGAAGCACAGTCCTTGATCCAAGCCCGAGCAGTACCACTGACCGGGCGGAGCGTAGCTTCACAATTCGTGCCGAGGAATCTCTCGTTGGGACTTTCGCATCCGCAATCCTTAGAGAGGTTCGCAAGAAAGCCTGCAAGATCAACCTGCAGTTTCTTGCTCAACGAACTGAAGAGATCGGGCCGTTGCGCGAGGGCATTATCGATCTCGACGTTGGGGATATAAAACTTCGAGGGCCGGAAGTTAAAGTTTAAGGCCTGTTCATTGATAAATTCGTGGGTGTAGTTCGTCTTGGGCATCCGTTGTCGCGAGCGCCAGTGACGTTGAAGCGCCACATCGAATATGAGCACATCAGCGCATCGCGCCGCGGACTGCAGTATGGCCCCATCGATGAAGCACTCACTGAGCGCTGGGTTTGAGTAGATAGTGCTGCAATGAGTAGGATGGATCTGGGGATAGTATCCAGTTTAGTTCCTCCCTGCTAGCGACTAACGAGGTACGTATACCGCTCTTTTAACGCTAGCCTGATGAACCGAGTTCATCTTGGTCCGACTGACGCTGCGACAGATCTTCTACCTGCAGTTGTGCAACTATGAAGGAGGGAAGTTTACATGAGCGATGAAAAGAAGATGACCTCCGCGAGGACGAGTCACGCCTCTATCGTCAGTATGACACCGAGCACTCGAGACGAGTCTACTCAAAAGGCAAGCAGCCCCATAAGCCTCTATGAGAAGATGGGCGAGCGAACCACGCAACCCTTTGCCATCCACATCCTCGATGCGTTGCAACCGATCTTAAACCTCGACCTTATAGATATTGCCGCTGGCACCGGTGGATTGGCCCTTGTTGCCGCCGAGCGTGGAGCAAGGGTGCTTGCTACAGACGTGAGCGCGCCCATGATCGACCGAATACGTGAACGTTTGGGCCCAGGCCAACGTGGCCGGGCGGAGATCATGGACTTCAGTACGCTGAACCTGAGGGACGCTAGCTACGACATAGCAGTATCCAATTTTGGGGTGCTTGCGTTCTCGAAGTGGCGGCTTGGCTTAGCCGAGATGATCCGTGTCACGAGGCACGGAGGACGGATCAACCTTTCGATGTGGACTCAAAGGGACGATTGCTCTCCGGCTCACCTTATGAAACGGGTGTTCAGCACTCTGTTTCCCGCCCGGGTTCTTTGGCCTGCCGACATGTTCCCTGTTTTCACGGAAGAAGCACTGCGCGCTGACGTGCGAGCTGCGGGCTGCAGCGACGTCCAGGTCGAGGTTGTGACAGCGGACTGGAGTCCGTTCTCCTCGGTAGACGTCGTAAGTGAATGCCACCCTATGTTCAAGGGCTTTCCAGGCTATGCCACGTTGACCCCTCTTGAGGCAGAAAAACTGCACGCTGCGCTACAGGATGCGTTCCAAAGCTATGCCGGAGAGGATGGCGTCATCCGTCTCCCGACAAGAGCTTTCGTTGTCACTGGACGGCGGCTCTGAGCGAACCATGCCTAGATCAGTCCCGGACAACGCCTTTGTCGGAAGTTGGCCATGCATAGTCTGAGGCCTGAGCGCACGATATTTACGTTTGGTGTTGGGGTCCAATAGCAACTCGAGCCAGTTGTTTAAGAGGGGGTCGCACGAGTTCCTAATTCCTATTGAGGAAAGCTTAGTCAAGCTATTGCGAGTTCTTTTGTCTTCGCGCTATACGATGCGGCGAGCGTTTCCGCCGATTGGACAGCCCGTTTTTGAGCGAAGGCTCTGAGATGAACGTGATGATTCGCGACTGGAGGCTGCGCACTAGCGAACCTAAAGTCGCTTAGTACCTGCAACAACCGCCCACCGCTTGGACTAGTCAGGCTCCGACGCTTCGAGCAGAAACTTCGTAGTAGATTTGGCGAGAGAGTGCGCGCCTGACAGGCCGCCGTCGACATCCTCAGCGGGGCCGATGATCGGCCAGTGCTGCCGACGCTGCGAGATAGCCGCACATTCCGTGCACGCCACCACCTGGAGGGGTGGATGCGCTGGCAAGGTAGATACGAGCGTTAGAGGTTCGGTGTCCACGAATGGTCGGCCGTGCAAGCATCCCTTTCAGCGTCATGGCACCACCCGATATGTCTCCCTTCGCTAAGTTCAGGTTCCAACGTCCTAACGCTCTCGTATTCCAGGCACAGCGGTCGAGAACGACATCGCGGAAACCGGGCGCGAAACGCTCAATTTGGGTTTCGATGGATGCGCTCATATCTCGCTCTGATCCATACGGAACGTGGCAGTATGCCCACGCCGTGTGTCTGCCAAGTGGTGATCGGGTTGAATCTATGAGACTAGGTTGCGTGACGAGAACAAAAGGTCGCTCATTGTGGCGGCCATAGAACGCATCATGTTCGGAGCGGGCAATCTCAGGCAACGTCCCGCCAAGATGTACTGTAGCGGCCCGCAGACACGCAAGATCTCGCCCGGGAATGGGTTCCCGCAAGGCGTAATCGATCTTGAAGATGCCGGGACCGGGACGAAAATGTGTTATTCGCTGACGAAATGCCAAGGAGAGAGCGCCCCCCGATATGCTGGCCATAGACTCGGCTGACGTGTCGAAGAGTGTGATGTCGGAGTGCGGAAGTCCTGTAAGCGAAGTCACCTCGACTCCGGTGTACAGCTTACCGCCGAGTTCAGTAAGGCGATTGACGAGTGCGCGACTGATGCTCACGGCTCCACCACGTGCGATGGGCCAGCCCGTAGTGTGGCCCGCGGCAAGCATAACGAGAGCAACGGCGGAGCTCGAGGCCTTCGTGAAGGGAATTACCGAATGTGCAGCGCATCCAGCGAACAGCGCTCGGGCCCGCTCGTCTCGAAAGAGGAGCCGAGCTAAAACTTGTGCAGGAAGTAGTGCCGGGATACCGAAGACGCCCATCGCAACTGGATGCTTTGGGACGCGCAACAAGCCACGCGTAAAATCGTCGACTAAATCCTCCCACGCACGGATTGTCGGGCCAAGTAGCAATCGATAGTTTCGAGCGTCGTGTGCTGAGAACTGCGAGATGGTTGACTCGACTTCGGATTCGAGAGTAATGGTTGAGCCGTCATCGAGAGGGTGAGCCATGGGAACACCCGGTTGAAGCCATTCGAGGCCACACTCTTCGAGTTGCAGCGCGCGAAAGGCCGGTGACGCGATTCCGAGTGGAAAAACGCTTGAACCGATGTCATGGAGGAAGCCAGGAAGGGTGAGCTCCCCGGTCGCCGCAGCCCCACCAGGCTGGACATTGCGTTCGAAAACCGACACCTGGACTCCCGCTAGCGCCAGTGTCACGGCTGCTGTCAGTCCGTTAGGGCCGGAGCCTATAATGTTGGCCGAACGCAACGATTCGCACCTCCTCCATCACACTTTTCAACGCCAAATGACATTAGCAGCAGGCAGGCTATCAGAACAGTTCCCGTATGAAAGTGAGAGGTTTCGACCAGACGGAATGGGCGAGTCTGAAGATCACTGTAGTCTGACGGGTCGAAAACTGAGTAGACGTAGATCCGCTTCTACCCGGTCAGGGACACCCGTCGTACCTACTATAACAATTGCCTTGCTACCTTGATCAGTCGCGGACGCTCTCAGCGCTCCAGTGCCCACTCGTTTATCCAATGAAATCCGCGGTCGAGCAAAGGATAATGATCCGGCAGAGGAACCCGGCTGAGTGTGAGGGTGCCGAGCATCCCAGCGCTGTCACCGAACGGCTTGAGAACAAGATGATTGGGGTCTGGTTGGGCGAAGAGGTAGCTCCCTTGAAAACGAGTTCCCTCAAACCACCCCGAGTAAAGAGATAGGGTTCGCTTTTGAGGATCAACCTGTATGCCGGCACGCCATAACCTACCGTCGCTTGATCGAGCCATCACACGGCCATCCGGTTCGAGGTAAAGTGCTGTCAGGGGGGATCCTTCTGCTGTCAGGACGGGAGTATCGACATTGTGACCGTCCAGGCGGAGCACATCGGAGTCGACGCGCCATTCGCCGGTGAGCGCACCGGGATGCCGCACGTTCTGGCTTTCCTGTTTGGCCATCGTGTACGCACCGGGGACGAGATTATAGATTGCAAGGAGCACGAAACCCACTTCAATGACACGCGTCCCGATTCTGAACTCTCGTCGTTCCAGCGCTGGGACCCAAATGCCGGTGGGAGCCGTCATCCGATGGAGCCAAAAATACTCGTACAGCGACCCTAGATCCGGCGCGATCACGGCAACTGTCGTTAGGAGGATCATACCAGCCCCTAACTTGACCGGAACATCGAAGAATAGGTTAAAGAGCAAGACATTAGACATGATGAAAGCGTTCAACAGCGCGCCGAGCAAAGCAGTCCGACGAAAGAAGAGTAGAACGCCCGCGAGCATCTCGAACGCCCCACAGAGAATCTGATACAACGGGTGCAGACCGATCATGGTCCATAGCAGAGTCATCGGTGAACTCTGTCCCAGCGGTTCATTCAGCACCGCCAGTGATGGTCGGCTCATCTGCAACGGGAACACCTTGCCTGACCCATATCTAAGCATGAGAAACACGAGCAACATGCGCAACAAGAAACGTAGCCAAGCAGCCGCGGTCTGGTAGTGCGGTCGACGCCTATCCAACACACGCCAAACAATTGCGCCGAACACGGAAGCGCAAAGGATCAGGCCAAGCGTAATCCAGTTGAGCGCCGTATCGCGCGAGTCAGTCGGGTGCGCTTCCATTGCAATTCCGCTGAGATGAAACGCATGCACACCGGTCCATTGCGCGGCGTGAAATGCCACAAAAGAGATTCCGTTACTGATCGCATCGCCTACGAACGGAATGATTGAGAGAGGTGAGAATATGACTACATCGGACAGAAGAAGAAACAAGAATAGAAGACAAAAAGCAAAGCGAAACGGCACCGACCAGCACACTCGATCGATCTCGTCTGCCTCTGCATTTTTCTCCGAGAAAACGAAACTTCGCTCGGTAGCTTGATTCACGGCTCCGGGCAGCCTATGTGTAGACATCATCACCTCTTTACTTTTTACTTCTCTGCGCTCTCTAGAGTGGTGCACAAGTGCAACACCATGCTGATTGTGAGTGACCCTGGAACTCGCCAGTTCAATGGAGACTCAGCGCGCTTAGCCACTGCAGAAGGCTCAGCGTTCCCTCTCGTTCTGGCACGCCTTGTGTGTGGTCGCGCACATTCGTGGCCACATCAGAGTTTCGCCGAAATCTAGGTTTGGACATCGCCCAAAACTGGGAGGAAGCACCACATATGGACAAAAAGCAGATGATTCCCGCCTAGTTGAGTTCGTGGCTGCCGATAGGCTCCAAGCGACTCGATTCGTGGTGCCTAGCTTATGGTCTGACACCCACGACTCACCGAGCAACCATTGCATGGCTGGTTTCGGGAGAGCGTCCGTAAGTACGCCCATTGGACCCCCAGTCACAAAAGGTGAGATGGAATGCGGCGAAGTTGGGAATGAGCAACTAGAGCGTCAGCCAATATGTCCTCCGCAACGTTATGAGTAGACACAGAGAGAACCGGGTCATGCGTTTCTCCGCTTTACGTGGTAGACGTGGAATGGCAGATTGATTCCGTCATGTCCGATTTTCAGTTACATTCGCTGCACATTACCTTCGTTCGCAGCAGGTGATTCTCAGAAATCGTTTCTAGGAAACATCAAGCGGGGTCCTATCGCGGCGGAACTCCACGCCGCCAAGCTGACCAATGTCCCGCAATTTCCTGCACCAACGTGTTGCCTGCGAGGTAAAGATTCATGACTGCGGGTTCGAAGCCTCCAGCCGATTGGTAATTGAGGAGAGTACTCGCATCACTTCCGCCGGGAGGAGCTCGATCGAAATCTGAACCTGTGCGGAGCACAGCCACACGGTTTGTGTCCACCAAGTGTTCTCCAGCCGCCCGCATCAGAACCGCAAAGGTTGCGTTATCCTCTTGCTGACTGGTGCAGGCGACGGCATGGTGGTCCGTTAACTCCGATGCCCATACATCAGCGCGTTCAGTCAGATGGGTTCCAGAAAACCAGGTATCACTTGAAAGCGTATCGCACTGGACAACGGCAGGTGCCGCATTAGCAGGAGCATAACCGTAAACAGCTCGTGCTTTCTGAGCGCTAGGGCTGTCGGTAAGCTTCACACTTTCAGAGAGGGAGAAAGCGCGATTCACCAGCTCGTCATTGAGTTTAAACACCTCTGTCCCATAAATTAGCTGAGGCTTCTCAGCTGGGCTCATTGTGTTGATGCCAAGATATCCACTTGGCCAGGCAGCTGGAGCATCTCGTTTGTCGAGTTCCCATTGAAGACCGAAGTCTACCAAGTAGTGTGCCCAGGCGGCAGTGCCGAGGGTACCACGAGCTGGGTTTATTCCAGCGACGCCAGCAATAAGCCAATAAGTCTTCTGAAGATCAAATTGCCGTGAGTAAATAAGGGCACTAATCGACGCGGCGGCATTGGCGTAACCCATCCCAGTGGTGACCTGACACACCCCATCACGGCCGCAGTGTACAGCTGAGTCGGCGGGCAGGAGACCAGGCACCACCGTAAGCCTATCTAGCACCCGGTGCGAGCGCCACACCTCTCCTTCCGGACCAAACATCGAGACGATCATAACTTTGACGGTGATTTTGGATTTCGGCTCAGCGAAGCTGTTTGAGCTTAGGAAGACAATTATGCTGATGACAATCCATTGGTACATTCTCAAGAACGACCCCCTCCTGGTCTATGTTTGTGGCAAGTCATTGCTGTCAAAACACTCAGCTTGCGCCCTTGTGTTGCTTCATCCCTGCTACTATGATCGCCGGTCAACCGGTCTGTGAAGGCGGAGTAGTACATGTCTGCTCCTGCCCATTGTTGACGGGAGGGCGGTCACAAGCCGCGACCTGCGGCGTAAGCCTCTCTCAGAGAGAAGGCTCATCAACCGCTCGCGCCACACTCCCTTCAAGGTGCGCTCAAAATGTGTGCAGGTTTCGAGAAATACTGCAAGCAGTTCCTGCCCTATGTAAGGAAGCACTGTTCTCCTTCACGACGTTATGACAATGGTTTGTTTCCGAAGTACGGTGAACCAACCCGGATACAGAGTTGAGTGCGCCTAGATAATTGACTCGACGATTCCGCCCTCAACCCGAAGAGCGGAGCCGGTGGTTGCCGTTGCCTGCATCGAGCATGCATAACAAACCAAGTCGGCAACCTTCGCGACGCTAAGAATGCGTTGTTCGATTGAGCTTGGATAGCG
This DNA window, taken from Granulicella sibirica, encodes the following:
- a CDS encoding cellulase family glycosylhydrolase — its product is MKRLQARYKVLSRFKHALLFSTISLVAWTSACGQASISVSGGRLQRDGRPWTPHGVVQIAFVAPPAAQQGVFTEAYQHYSPSDYTAMRSYGIDSVRIQISQPGLDPQNPLFTPAFRSQVIDAVHAARAAGLIVMLSVQDEEQIGEKKDRVASLLNDATRRVWASLAPVFARDHGIIYELLNEPDLPPNPENWRKWAHEMNATLKVVRDAGASNVAIADGLLFAERLGGAPALHDPDGQVVYASHPYAHRAQDQTAPSWEVRGLGTNARRRCDRVDDSAQVLLRPGYPKIRGGVSPLPQWAWHRLDGIRLGYFRAEVWQYFPCFPPQISAFEGLTCGEPGFGPGRAVERFFQGRLQP
- a CDS encoding class I SAM-dependent methyltransferase; translation: MSDEKKMTSARTSHASIVSMTPSTRDESTQKASSPISLYEKMGERTTQPFAIHILDALQPILNLDLIDIAAGTGGLALVAAERGARVLATDVSAPMIDRIRERLGPGQRGRAEIMDFSTLNLRDASYDIAVSNFGVLAFSKWRLGLAEMIRVTRHGGRINLSMWTQRDDCSPAHLMKRVFSTLFPARVLWPADMFPVFTEEALRADVRAAGCSDVQVEVVTADWSPFSSVDVVSECHPMFKGFPGYATLTPLEAEKLHAALQDAFQSYAGEDGVIRLPTRAFVVTGRRL
- a CDS encoding purine-nucleoside phosphorylase — translated: MYQWIVISIIVFLSSNSFAEPKSKITVKVMIVSMFGPEGEVWRSHRVLDRLTVVPGLLPADSAVHCGRDGVCQVTTGMGYANAAASISALIYSRQFDLQKTYWLIAGVAGINPARGTLGTAAWAHYLVDFGLQWELDKRDAPAAWPSGYLGINTMSPAEKPQLIYGTEVFKLNDELVNRAFSLSESVKLTDSPSAQKARAVYGYAPANAAPAVVQCDTLSSDTWFSGTHLTERADVWASELTDHHAVACTSQQEDNATFAVLMRAAGEHLVDTNRVAVLRTGSDFDRAPPGGSDASTLLNYQSAGGFEPAVMNLYLAGNTLVQEIAGHWSAWRRGVPPR